In one Thermaerobacter sp. PB12/4term genomic region, the following are encoded:
- a CDS encoding M36 family metallopeptidase, whose translation MPKRQRRAALACLVTAALIALSFLAAPAQAFQGLDARAHGDEPAAALAPSIDIRDDLQALDLPERTREAAAQLAAEVGSGLRIRWNPFYKTPSMITRSQGYLTGAAEGQAVDIARQWLREHKDLFGWTDQVVDGLKVVRDYALPGTGLHPVTFQQTFSGIETAAGGRIIVAVNREGRILSVAASAQPAAPVKGGFDLGVTDAVSRVAAVLAPTLAYTPEVTGTRAGWTVLAQGPFATVQYARKALFPMGKELRPAWRILFIPKLTEGYEVLVDATSGQILYRRPLVNFSGPEGLVFENYPGAPAGGTQVVKSFAGDPSASPRGWVGVLPGVSGPTTFGNNADTFANWSNFLVPEAPGLVRPVNVLSHFHYAFTDQWGRTQCQATPPSYAEDVEAAVTNLFYHHNLFHDHFYKLGWTEPAGNLQVDNFGKGGQGGDPILGLAQAGALTGGEPLYTGRDNAYMLTLPDGLPSWSGMFLWEPIPGAFEGKCADGDFDAGVIYHEYSHALSNRLVAGGEALNSHQAGSMGEAWGDWYGMSYLIARGLQDRPIVGQYVTGNAKTGIRNYALDQSPLGFGDIGYDITGPEVHADGEIWAVILWDVWKALVGKYGKAKGAQIAEQLVTDAMPISPPDPSMIDMRDAILTADVDRYHGDHFDLLWTAFARRGLGAGAVSNTGDDTDPHPAFDHLARARNGRLVGTVVNATTGKPIAGARVIIGEYEARVSPAAVTGAKGGFALDMVGGTYTVTIQARGFGARTFRGIQVTAGRTTSLRFSLQPNYASLANGAKVIQVSRLGEDATLPAKNALDDTEATVWATAVNDQGYDGEWVVVDLAGDRPVPITAVQVSAFKDIAKARFAALKDFTLQVSTDGVVWKTILQGSFPTEKPRPVAPALHYKLWTLSRPEQAAYIRFFADTAQDNSLGYAQVAEIQVFGGDRATAVEPAPLPKEDPIVEEGTVRVGNPTSDTVGGVTQNEFVATCNPDPSSEGLDGWVMELPESFGDGTHRITAAGPGTGTYDFDLYFYAANCQMLGSKASAAADESAVIPGGTRFVVADLWLGASVPLRLIAEPSQ comes from the coding sequence ATGCCCAAGCGGCAACGGCGGGCCGCGCTGGCCTGCCTGGTGACGGCCGCTCTCATCGCCCTTTCGTTCCTGGCGGCACCCGCCCAGGCCTTTCAGGGGCTCGATGCCCGGGCGCATGGGGACGAACCGGCGGCGGCCCTGGCACCGTCCATCGACATCCGGGATGACCTGCAGGCCCTGGACCTGCCGGAGCGGACCCGGGAGGCGGCGGCGCAGCTGGCCGCCGAGGTAGGCAGCGGCCTGCGCATCCGGTGGAACCCCTTCTACAAGACCCCGTCCATGATCACCCGCAGCCAGGGCTACCTGACCGGGGCGGCGGAGGGCCAGGCGGTGGACATCGCCCGCCAGTGGCTGCGGGAGCACAAGGATCTGTTCGGCTGGACGGACCAGGTGGTCGACGGGCTGAAGGTGGTCCGGGACTATGCCTTGCCGGGAACGGGGCTCCACCCCGTAACCTTCCAGCAGACGTTCAGCGGGATTGAAACGGCGGCTGGGGGCCGCATCATCGTGGCGGTCAACCGGGAAGGGCGGATCCTCTCCGTGGCCGCCAGCGCCCAGCCGGCGGCGCCGGTCAAGGGCGGCTTCGATCTTGGCGTCACCGATGCGGTCAGTCGGGTGGCCGCGGTACTGGCCCCGACACTGGCGTACACGCCCGAGGTGACCGGCACCCGCGCCGGCTGGACGGTGCTGGCCCAGGGACCCTTTGCCACCGTCCAGTACGCCCGCAAGGCCCTCTTCCCCATGGGGAAGGAGCTGCGGCCTGCCTGGCGGATCCTGTTCATCCCCAAACTCACCGAAGGTTACGAGGTCCTGGTCGACGCCACCAGCGGCCAGATCCTGTACCGCCGCCCCCTGGTGAACTTCAGCGGGCCCGAGGGGCTGGTGTTTGAGAACTACCCCGGGGCGCCGGCGGGGGGGACCCAGGTGGTGAAGTCCTTCGCCGGGGATCCCAGCGCCTCGCCCAGGGGCTGGGTAGGGGTGCTACCCGGTGTCAGCGGTCCGACCACCTTCGGCAACAACGCCGACACCTTCGCCAACTGGAGCAACTTCCTGGTGCCCGAGGCGCCGGGGCTGGTTCGTCCGGTGAACGTGCTTTCCCACTTCCACTACGCCTTCACCGACCAGTGGGGGCGGACCCAGTGCCAGGCCACGCCGCCCTCTTACGCGGAAGACGTGGAGGCGGCGGTGACCAACCTCTTCTACCACCACAACCTTTTCCACGACCACTTCTACAAGCTGGGCTGGACGGAGCCGGCCGGCAACCTGCAGGTCGACAACTTCGGCAAGGGCGGCCAGGGCGGCGACCCGATCCTCGGCCTGGCCCAGGCGGGGGCGCTGACCGGCGGCGAGCCGCTCTACACCGGCCGGGACAACGCCTACATGCTGACGCTGCCCGACGGCCTGCCCTCCTGGAGCGGCATGTTCCTCTGGGAGCCCATTCCGGGGGCCTTTGAGGGCAAGTGCGCCGACGGCGATTTCGACGCCGGGGTGATATACCACGAGTACAGCCACGCCCTGTCGAACCGGCTGGTGGCGGGCGGCGAGGCCCTCAACAGCCACCAGGCGGGGTCCATGGGCGAGGCCTGGGGCGACTGGTACGGCATGTCCTACCTGATCGCCCGGGGGCTGCAGGACCGGCCCATCGTCGGCCAGTACGTGACCGGCAATGCCAAGACGGGCATCCGCAACTACGCCCTGGATCAGAGCCCGCTGGGCTTCGGCGACATCGGCTATGACATCACGGGGCCGGAGGTCCACGCCGACGGCGAGATCTGGGCGGTCATCCTGTGGGACGTGTGGAAGGCGCTGGTGGGCAAGTACGGCAAGGCGAAGGGCGCCCAGATCGCCGAGCAGCTGGTGACCGATGCCATGCCCATCTCCCCGCCCGATCCCAGCATGATCGACATGCGGGATGCCATCCTCACGGCCGACGTGGACCGCTACCACGGCGACCACTTCGATTTGCTCTGGACCGCCTTTGCCCGCCGCGGCCTGGGGGCCGGAGCCGTGAGCAACACCGGCGACGACACCGACCCCCACCCGGCCTTCGACCACCTGGCCAGGGCCCGCAACGGCCGGCTGGTGGGGACGGTGGTCAACGCCACCACCGGCAAGCCCATTGCCGGCGCCCGGGTGATCATCGGCGAGTACGAGGCGCGGGTCAGCCCGGCGGCGGTGACGGGCGCCAAAGGCGGCTTTGCCCTGGACATGGTCGGCGGCACCTACACCGTGACCATCCAGGCGCGGGGCTTCGGGGCCCGGACCTTCCGCGGCATCCAGGTCACGGCGGGGCGGACCACCTCCCTGCGGTTCAGCCTGCAGCCCAACTACGCCTCCCTGGCCAACGGGGCGAAGGTGATCCAGGTCAGCCGGCTGGGCGAGGACGCCACCCTGCCGGCCAAGAACGCCCTGGACGACACCGAGGCCACCGTCTGGGCCACGGCGGTCAACGACCAGGGCTATGACGGCGAGTGGGTCGTGGTCGACCTGGCCGGTGACCGGCCCGTGCCCATCACGGCGGTCCAGGTCAGCGCCTTCAAGGACATCGCCAAGGCGCGCTTCGCGGCCCTGAAGGACTTCACCCTGCAGGTGTCCACCGACGGGGTGGTGTGGAAGACCATCCTCCAGGGCAGCTTCCCCACGGAGAAGCCGCGCCCCGTGGCGCCCGCCCTGCACTACAAGCTCTGGACGCTGAGCCGGCCGGAACAGGCGGCCTACATCCGGTTCTTCGCCGACACCGCCCAGGACAACAGCTTGGGTTATGCCCAGGTGGCGGAGATCCAGGTCTTCGGCGGGGACCGGGCCACCGCGGTCGAACCGGCACCGCTGCCCAAGGAAGACCCGATCGTCGAGGAGGGGACGGTCCGGGTGGGCAACCCCACCTCGGACACGGTGGGCGGCGTGACGCAAAACGAGTTCGTCGCCACCTGCAACCCCGACCCCTCCAGCGAGGGCCTCGACGGGTGGGTGATGGAGCTGCCCGAGTCCTTCGGTGACGGGACCCATCGCATCACCGCCGCCGGGCCGGGCACGGGGACCTATGACTTCGACCTCTACTTCTACGCGGCGAACTGCCAGATGCTGGGCAGCAAGGCGTCGGCGGCAGCCGACGAGTCGGCGGTGATCCCGGGCGGCACCCGGTTCGTGGTGGCCGACCTCTGGCTGGGCGCCAGTGTCCCGCTGCGCCTGATCGCCGAACCGTCCCAGTGA
- a CDS encoding transcription repressor NadR, producing MSRPGDAARRRQAILQLLAGAEEPVPGQRLAGQMGVTRAVIVHDIALLRAQGEPILATPAGYVLNRPPARFTWQVAVEHGPELETIRRELYAMVDQGVTVRDVIVEHPVYGELRGLLDLRSRHDVDRFCRQMVATGAEPLLTLTGGPHLHTLEADDPTARARVDQALRRLGFLLDKE from the coding sequence TTGTCCCGGCCGGGTGATGCCGCCCGCCGGCGCCAGGCGATCCTCCAGCTTCTGGCTGGGGCGGAGGAACCCGTCCCGGGCCAGCGGCTGGCCGGGCAGATGGGCGTCACCCGAGCCGTGATCGTCCACGACATCGCCCTGCTGCGGGCCCAGGGGGAGCCCATCCTGGCCACACCCGCCGGGTACGTCCTGAACCGGCCGCCGGCCCGCTTCACCTGGCAGGTGGCCGTTGAGCACGGCCCAGAACTGGAGACCATCCGCCGGGAGCTTTACGCCATGGTGGACCAGGGCGTGACGGTGCGGGATGTGATCGTGGAGCACCCTGTCTACGGGGAACTGAGGGGGCTATTAGACCTGCGCTCGCGGCACGACGTCGACCGGTTCTGCCGGCAGATGGTCGCCACCGGGGCCGAGCCCCTGCTGACCCTGACGGGCGGCCCGCACCTCCACACCCTGGAGGCCGACGACCCCACCGCCCGTGCCCGGGTGGACCAGGCCCTGCGCCGGCTGGGCTTTCTGCTTGACAAAGAGTAA
- a CDS encoding C40 family peptidase: MATPSSAKAGAGQESPMGPAVTRWVAVAVATVWRDPGRPRPVDLPALAAPAGLREWLSALDVEARKDLVGRIETQVLLGQPVTVLEERDGWARVAVPEQAEPGAPGGYPGWIPGWQLTADPAWAAVARRAGLAGAPAPEEAAEALTTATVTALTTWLYHRPHPQARWTEVSFGTCLPGLSHGDSGTGSIAAAFEDGSAAGAGAAAGGAEGEWLPVAVPTPNPAPGRRAGFTPEGDGGGPARAATAGPAAGDPGRHASRPTGAPPAEDDPLAAGPPTVAWVRRAAVRLDPPRRVPPGGQVPPAKVPGTTLLETARRFLGLPYLWGGTSGFGVDCSGFMYLVHRFHGLLIPRDAAPQRDHGRGQPVERDRLQPGDLVFFAHDGGKGSVHHVGMYAGGGRMIHAPSSGRVVEEIPLDTPPYGEKYAGARRYHAG; this comes from the coding sequence ATGGCAACCCCTTCGTCTGCGAAGGCCGGTGCGGGCCAGGAGAGCCCCATGGGCCCCGCGGTCACTCGCTGGGTGGCCGTAGCGGTAGCCACCGTCTGGCGGGATCCCGGCCGGCCCCGGCCCGTCGACCTGCCGGCGCTGGCGGCCCCCGCAGGCTTGCGGGAGTGGCTGTCCGCCCTGGACGTGGAGGCCCGGAAGGACCTGGTGGGCCGCATCGAGACCCAGGTGTTGCTGGGCCAGCCGGTCACGGTGCTGGAAGAACGGGACGGGTGGGCCCGGGTGGCCGTTCCCGAACAGGCGGAACCCGGCGCTCCCGGTGGGTATCCGGGCTGGATCCCGGGCTGGCAGTTGACGGCCGATCCCGCCTGGGCGGCGGTGGCGCGCCGGGCGGGTCTTGCCGGGGCACCGGCGCCGGAGGAAGCCGCGGAGGCCCTGACCACCGCTACCGTCACGGCCCTGACCACCTGGCTGTACCACCGGCCCCACCCTCAGGCTCGCTGGACGGAGGTCAGCTTCGGCACCTGCCTCCCCGGCCTTTCCCACGGAGACAGCGGGACCGGGAGCATTGCCGCGGCCTTTGAAGACGGCTCGGCGGCCGGAGCTGGCGCGGCCGCCGGCGGGGCGGAAGGCGAGTGGCTGCCCGTGGCGGTGCCCACCCCCAACCCGGCGCCGGGGCGACGGGCAGGCTTCACCCCGGAAGGCGACGGCGGTGGCCCGGCCAGGGCCGCCACGGCCGGCCCGGCGGCCGGCGATCCGGGCCGGCACGCCAGCCGCCCAACCGGGGCCCCACCGGCGGAGGATGACCCGCTGGCCGCAGGACCTCCCACCGTGGCGTGGGTGCGGCGGGCGGCCGTTCGCCTGGACCCTCCCCGCCGGGTTCCACCCGGCGGCCAGGTTCCACCCGCCAAGGTGCCGGGAACGACCCTCCTGGAAACGGCGCGCCGGTTCCTGGGACTCCCCTACCTTTGGGGCGGCACCTCGGGCTTCGGAGTGGACTGCTCGGGTTTCATGTACCTAGTCCACCGCTTCCACGGCCTGCTGATCCCCCGTGACGCGGCCCCGCAGCGGGATCACGGCCGGGGGCAGCCGGTGGAGCGGGACCGGCTGCAGCCTGGCGATCTGGTTTTCTTTGCCCACGATGGCGGCAAGGGCAGCGTTCATCACGTGGGGATGTACGCCGGCGGCGGCCGCATGATCCACGCCCCCAGCTCCGGGCGGGTGGTGGAGGAGATCCCCCTGGACACGCCGCCTTACGGGGAAAAGTACGCCGGCGCCCGCCGCTATCACGCGGGTTAG